From a single Planctellipticum variicoloris genomic region:
- a CDS encoding AAA family ATPase: protein MPTATALADLQARLLAGYPLLFLRTHEEDRWERAISDLSLEIERGLVTWTVTRGLEPPPSTESAGPLTPIEMLRCLESYPPDHVFLLKDLQPYLDDPELLRKLRDLAPLLEASRQTLLLMSPVAAVPPDLEKASVRIDLPMPDYEDLKAELDDVVTQLGEDVETPLFLSADDEDRLLKAAMGLTVAEAGKAWRRALMGKAVLDEEVFTTLIAEKRALASGSDLLDFYDLDEGVADVGGLDQLKDWLRRRSEAYSPRAREQGIPLPKGVMLLGVQGCGKSLTARATARLLSFPLIRLDIANLLSSGRGESERNLRQVLALVESIAPIVLWLDELEKGFAGLEGDQSADATMSRLIGGFLTWMSEISKPVFVVATANSVHQLPPELLRRGRFDELFFIDLPNYHERRNILEIHLSKRGWKPDLFDLPALAQQTEGFSGAELEQIVVTALIEAFGHGRVVAQEDLERARRSTVPLSVTMEEKVFELRQWAEARCRRATSDSRVTEMLDEEKRIFGDDEEAVAPKDLPPWAQLAVHGQLKGALVEFVRSNGETLLPELQRALEPYMPVAADFGLALRSNPNTVLWTGMSQDLCELIKDLVASKRLYFHPVDIERYQAIPAGLKLPPIVEPTDEKLPRPCWLPVSLRTAPHPVHHHRLARIGRIKLAGAAE from the coding sequence ATGCCGACCGCGACTGCTCTCGCCGATCTGCAGGCCCGTCTGCTCGCCGGGTATCCGCTGCTGTTCCTGCGGACCCACGAAGAAGACCGCTGGGAGCGGGCGATTTCCGATCTGTCGCTCGAAATCGAGCGCGGGCTGGTCACCTGGACCGTGACCCGCGGACTGGAACCACCCCCTTCCACGGAGTCCGCCGGTCCGCTGACGCCGATTGAAATGCTGCGCTGTCTCGAAAGCTACCCTCCCGATCACGTCTTTCTGCTGAAAGACCTGCAACCCTATCTCGACGATCCCGAGCTGCTCCGCAAACTTCGGGACCTCGCCCCGCTGCTCGAAGCGTCGCGTCAGACGTTGCTGCTGATGAGCCCCGTCGCCGCAGTTCCCCCCGACCTGGAAAAGGCGTCCGTCCGCATCGACCTCCCGATGCCGGACTACGAAGACCTGAAGGCCGAACTCGACGACGTCGTCACACAGCTCGGCGAAGATGTCGAAACGCCGCTGTTTCTGTCAGCCGACGACGAAGATCGCCTTCTGAAGGCCGCGATGGGCCTGACCGTGGCCGAGGCGGGGAAGGCCTGGCGGCGGGCGCTGATGGGCAAAGCCGTGCTTGACGAGGAAGTCTTCACCACGCTCATCGCCGAGAAGCGGGCGCTCGCTTCGGGGTCGGATCTGCTCGACTTCTACGATCTCGACGAAGGAGTCGCCGACGTCGGCGGCCTCGATCAGCTCAAAGACTGGCTCCGACGCAGGTCCGAAGCCTATTCCCCTCGCGCCCGAGAACAAGGAATCCCCCTCCCCAAAGGCGTCATGCTCCTCGGCGTCCAGGGCTGCGGCAAAAGCCTCACCGCTCGCGCCACGGCCCGGTTGTTGAGTTTTCCCCTGATCCGGCTCGACATCGCCAATCTGCTCAGCAGCGGCCGGGGCGAGTCCGAACGTAACCTGCGCCAGGTGCTGGCGCTCGTCGAATCGATCGCTCCCATCGTCCTCTGGCTCGACGAACTCGAAAAGGGCTTTGCAGGGCTCGAAGGGGACCAGAGCGCCGACGCCACCATGTCCCGGCTCATTGGCGGCTTCCTGACCTGGATGAGCGAGATCAGCAAGCCGGTGTTCGTCGTCGCCACGGCCAACTCGGTCCACCAGCTTCCCCCCGAACTCCTCCGGCGCGGCCGGTTCGACGAGCTCTTCTTCATCGACCTGCCGAACTATCACGAACGCCGCAACATCCTGGAGATTCACCTCAGCAAGCGGGGTTGGAAGCCGGATCTGTTCGACCTGCCCGCCCTCGCCCAGCAGACGGAAGGCTTCAGCGGCGCCGAACTGGAACAGATCGTCGTGACCGCCCTCATCGAAGCCTTCGGCCACGGCCGCGTGGTCGCCCAGGAAGACCTCGAACGCGCGCGACGCAGCACCGTGCCCCTGTCGGTCACGATGGAAGAAAAGGTCTTCGAGCTGCGGCAGTGGGCGGAAGCCCGTTGCCGTCGGGCGACCTCAGACAGCCGCGTCACCGAAATGCTTGACGAAGAAAAGCGGATCTTCGGCGACGACGAAGAAGCCGTCGCGCCGAAGGATCTGCCCCCCTGGGCCCAGCTCGCCGTCCACGGTCAGCTCAAAGGGGCTCTTGTCGAGTTCGTTCGCAGCAACGGAGAAACTCTGCTGCCCGAACTGCAGCGGGCGCTGGAGCCCTACATGCCCGTCGCCGCCGATTTCGGCCTGGCCCTTCGCAGCAACCCGAATACCGTCCTCTGGACCGGTATGAGCCAGGACCTGTGCGAGCTGATCAAGGATCTGGTCGCCTCAAAACGGCTCTACTTTCACCCGGTCGACATCGAACGCTACCAGGCGATCCCCGCCGGACTCAAGCTCCCGCCGATCGTCGAGCCGACCGACGAAAAACTCCCCCGCCCCTGCTGGCTCCCGGTCTCGCTCCGCACGGCCCCGCACCCGGTCCACCATCACCGCCTGGCCCGCATCGGCCGCATCAAGCTCGCGGGAGCCGCGGAGTAA
- a CDS encoding RbsD/FucU family protein has protein sequence MLNHIPSVISPDLLAVMMRMGHGDTIVFADAHFPADSHAQRIVRADGIAAPQLLEAVLRLLPVDDFVPDPINVMQPVDPQTPEPPIWSDYRAVVRRSTGRTIPLTPVDRFAFYDLARRAYAIVATGETAIYANILIKKGIATLTD, from the coding sequence ATGCTCAACCACATTCCCTCCGTCATTTCACCCGATCTGCTCGCCGTGATGATGCGCATGGGCCACGGCGACACGATCGTCTTTGCCGACGCTCATTTTCCGGCGGATTCCCATGCGCAGCGCATCGTCCGCGCCGACGGCATCGCCGCCCCGCAGCTCCTGGAAGCCGTGCTGCGGCTGCTGCCGGTCGACGATTTCGTCCCCGACCCGATCAATGTCATGCAGCCCGTCGATCCCCAGACCCCCGAACCGCCGATCTGGTCCGACTACCGCGCCGTCGTTCGCCGCTCGACGGGCCGGACGATCCCGCTGACCCCCGTCGATCGCTTCGCCTTCTACGACCTCGCCCGCCGGGCCTACGCCATCGTCGCCACCGGCGAGACCGCCATCTACGCGAACATCCTGATCAAAAAGGGCATCGCCACGCTGACGGACTGA
- a CDS encoding PQQ-binding-like beta-propeller repeat protein: protein MVSGPAQDRSNLAIIAKLRSALLCGLLAGLTAAVFADRVAAQDQAQPAEAAEVPADKEAPAKPPAQARPAPGGGLLNNLLKGMLRPNPRGGRAPDQAGDPATAEQPGSLDPVDSRAARDARNENMLKMAEQSVRRNDYKAGIEFLQRLLDEPGDSLHRAGRDRWQSLRQTAQETLGRMPAEGRALYREQYEGLARQEWDAARQQGDAQAVARVADRFLHTAAGQEAADWLGALHADRGEFGLADHWYQQLQRDNAPVTRSAAWKWKAAFVARQSGRSAESAPWPMELPPGRTGDRYARLKDLAPAAEFTATPQSDWRQNYGSERRLGVSAAGDPLLIPRWENPLTDSPAVARRIEHLQLDLRDQGLAPILAWQPLATHGVALFRGLRGVRAVDIATGSTLWETEATMTPEGMIAGLPPAGVDPQQAWRFRMNNLQQDGEYAGPSAEYHPVASLLFRDGVYGSISSDGEHVFLLEDQAVLSRSQPGWQWGEQENQDLYGLDWTSNRLSAYDLRSGRLRWTVGGSAADESLQLPLSDVCFLGSPAVDGDELFAIGARGDEVRLWCLETISGRLLWSQLLCYQDAKIDKDIGRRWLMLQPSLAEGLVVCPTALGWLVAIDRLRHSVLWAQRYAEPDASESRENGGNLVPQRSLAATWGPSAPVIAGRSIVYAAPEEPLLHCSDLLTGEVQWRVPQDDMLYLAGVFDKRVLLVGSHQIKAVNLTDGADLWLQPLELDDNGKSFRRSQVDEPAGSLNPDPAHADGAVDRSSTSPAPAGRGLAVPGEYYLPLTTGELRVIKLDDGATQRRFFTGPSAFPLGNLVWHDGTLVSLSSAGATGFGLRSGVLAEVQQRLEKNPRDSWALLREGEMLAMSRNFAEAWQKLKDVELEGLSSADRQRWRGLGLETLEQLVRQDPRQAEPWLAELRTLAATESNRSLLAELEVTRLQAIGNSVEAFERAWHDAERDGSRVPRTRTENRKIEVQPGAWHRGRLQDLWESSVESERTKIDEFVAELLKDLPDRDPASQQAMRRLLAFHPAIVEITLHHAVELSDQGHLAGAELELLPVIDLSPRNSSARCLLELAQRCAAAGRIDDARLLARRLTSRFGPELLPDGRTVASVAETIAPTAAAEPPRPGEKPAALKVEQGMVEFSTPEQEIPTDSAWPSLQSLDLVIQTGERRLVVSERQTGRRLWLAPLRSGPHEQGDGYITTAYCGSTLYLVHQGILHAIAPLEQRVLWTQPVSPEQADAGHWRTAEREPLSPLVRAEELRGYGSPVLGRGLRSGSLAAVTAHYVAVASRRTLRVLSPETGEELWQYHGLSPEDVVLPLASRLVVMDLDGGINAVLRACDGRPLDWDDVTDDLAERAIAVQGDAVLVSSSRQKPGLFSFLTSTTTTLQLRDAITGADRWSCKFDGPGLLGLLSPDEAVFAQSSGKLQLVDVATGAMRTFEAGVKFSLMEASEVHALADGERLYLLINSGDGRRFDHYSESVPSVEMHGVVVCWDRASGKLLWKRDVKKQHLVVEHFRSSPVLMFVARSWVTKENLNYTLLNLLAVDKATGDIVHQSSLPTMFNGFHSMKVLPQGRSVELRSYNYRIRLVPDAGADADAAAVQAVAAPPQP from the coding sequence ATGGTTTCCGGACCCGCTCAGGACCGTTCGAATCTGGCGATCATCGCGAAGCTCCGTAGCGCCCTCCTCTGCGGACTGCTGGCGGGCCTTACTGCTGCCGTTTTCGCCGACCGGGTCGCGGCGCAGGATCAAGCGCAGCCTGCGGAGGCCGCGGAAGTTCCCGCCGACAAGGAAGCACCGGCCAAACCTCCGGCGCAGGCGCGGCCGGCCCCCGGCGGCGGGCTGTTGAACAACCTGCTGAAAGGCATGCTCCGACCAAATCCGCGCGGCGGTCGAGCGCCCGACCAGGCGGGCGATCCTGCGACCGCCGAACAGCCCGGAAGTCTCGATCCGGTCGACTCGCGAGCCGCCCGCGACGCCCGCAACGAAAACATGCTCAAGATGGCCGAGCAATCGGTCCGCCGTAACGACTACAAAGCGGGCATCGAATTCCTGCAGCGATTGCTCGACGAACCCGGCGATTCTTTGCATCGCGCCGGGAGAGACCGCTGGCAATCTCTCCGTCAGACCGCCCAGGAAACTCTGGGGAGAATGCCCGCGGAAGGACGTGCGCTTTACCGGGAACAGTACGAAGGTCTGGCGCGTCAGGAATGGGATGCCGCCCGCCAGCAGGGAGATGCCCAGGCTGTTGCCCGTGTGGCCGATCGCTTCCTGCACACCGCTGCCGGCCAGGAAGCCGCCGACTGGCTCGGCGCCCTGCACGCCGACCGTGGAGAATTTGGCCTGGCGGATCACTGGTACCAGCAACTCCAGCGCGACAACGCCCCCGTCACACGCTCGGCCGCGTGGAAGTGGAAAGCCGCCTTCGTCGCCCGCCAGTCCGGTCGCTCGGCGGAATCCGCGCCTTGGCCGATGGAGCTTCCTCCCGGTCGCACAGGAGACCGGTACGCGAGACTCAAAGACCTCGCTCCAGCCGCCGAATTCACCGCAACTCCGCAGTCGGACTGGCGGCAGAACTACGGTTCCGAGCGACGACTGGGGGTCTCTGCGGCGGGCGATCCGTTGCTGATCCCCCGCTGGGAGAACCCGTTGACCGACAGTCCCGCAGTCGCTCGCCGCATCGAGCATCTGCAGCTCGATCTGCGGGATCAGGGACTGGCGCCGATTCTCGCCTGGCAGCCGCTGGCCACGCACGGCGTCGCCCTGTTTCGCGGCCTGCGGGGCGTGCGCGCGGTCGACATCGCCACCGGCAGCACCCTCTGGGAAACCGAAGCGACAATGACTCCCGAGGGGATGATCGCCGGACTCCCGCCCGCCGGCGTCGATCCGCAGCAGGCCTGGCGGTTCCGCATGAACAATCTCCAGCAGGACGGCGAATACGCCGGACCTTCCGCCGAATACCACCCCGTCGCCAGCCTGCTCTTTCGCGACGGCGTCTACGGCAGCATCAGCAGCGACGGCGAGCACGTGTTTCTGCTGGAAGATCAAGCGGTTCTCTCCCGCTCTCAGCCCGGCTGGCAATGGGGCGAACAGGAAAATCAGGATCTCTACGGACTCGACTGGACTTCCAACCGGCTTTCAGCCTACGACCTCCGCAGCGGTCGCCTGCGCTGGACGGTCGGCGGCTCTGCCGCGGACGAGTCGCTTCAGCTTCCACTCAGCGATGTCTGTTTCCTGGGCTCTCCGGCGGTCGATGGCGACGAGCTGTTTGCCATCGGCGCGCGCGGAGACGAAGTTCGGCTCTGGTGTCTGGAAACCATCAGCGGCCGGCTCCTCTGGTCGCAGCTTCTCTGCTATCAGGATGCGAAGATCGACAAGGACATCGGCCGCCGCTGGCTGATGTTGCAGCCGTCGCTCGCCGAGGGACTGGTCGTCTGCCCGACGGCTCTGGGCTGGCTGGTTGCCATCGACCGCCTGAGGCATTCCGTGTTGTGGGCCCAGAGATATGCGGAACCCGATGCGTCGGAAAGCCGCGAGAACGGCGGCAATCTTGTCCCGCAACGCAGCCTTGCCGCCACCTGGGGACCCTCCGCGCCGGTCATCGCCGGACGCTCAATTGTCTATGCGGCTCCGGAAGAACCGTTGCTGCATTGCAGCGACCTGCTGACCGGCGAGGTGCAATGGCGCGTCCCCCAGGACGACATGCTCTATCTCGCGGGAGTTTTCGACAAGCGCGTCCTCCTGGTGGGCAGCCACCAGATCAAGGCCGTCAATCTGACCGACGGCGCCGATCTCTGGCTGCAGCCGCTGGAACTGGACGACAATGGGAAGTCGTTTCGAAGGTCTCAGGTTGACGAACCGGCCGGTTCGCTCAATCCCGATCCGGCCCATGCCGATGGGGCTGTTGATCGATCCTCCACCAGCCCGGCGCCGGCCGGTCGCGGTCTGGCCGTCCCGGGAGAGTATTATCTGCCTCTCACGACGGGCGAGTTGCGCGTGATCAAGCTCGACGACGGCGCCACGCAGAGGCGATTCTTTACCGGTCCGAGTGCGTTTCCGCTGGGAAACCTGGTCTGGCACGACGGCACGCTCGTGTCTCTGTCGAGTGCCGGCGCGACCGGTTTTGGTCTGCGGAGCGGCGTGCTGGCCGAGGTCCAGCAGCGTCTCGAAAAGAACCCCCGCGACTCCTGGGCGCTGTTGCGAGAAGGCGAAATGCTCGCCATGAGCCGGAATTTTGCCGAAGCCTGGCAGAAACTCAAAGACGTTGAACTGGAAGGACTGAGCTCAGCCGATCGGCAGCGCTGGCGGGGACTGGGGCTCGAAACGCTGGAGCAACTGGTTCGCCAGGATCCCCGGCAAGCCGAGCCCTGGTTGGCCGAATTGCGAACGCTCGCCGCCACGGAGTCCAACCGGTCGCTCCTCGCCGAACTTGAAGTGACCCGACTGCAGGCGATCGGAAACTCGGTGGAAGCGTTCGAGCGGGCCTGGCACGATGCCGAGCGTGACGGGAGTCGCGTCCCCCGCACCCGGACCGAGAACCGCAAGATCGAGGTCCAGCCGGGCGCCTGGCATCGCGGCCGGCTCCAGGATCTGTGGGAATCGTCAGTCGAATCGGAACGGACGAAGATCGACGAGTTCGTCGCGGAACTGCTGAAGGACTTGCCTGATCGCGATCCGGCCTCGCAACAGGCGATGCGCCGCTTGCTGGCGTTTCACCCGGCGATTGTCGAGATCACACTGCATCACGCCGTCGAATTGTCCGATCAAGGCCATCTGGCCGGAGCGGAACTCGAACTGCTGCCCGTGATCGATCTGTCTCCGCGGAATTCCTCGGCCCGTTGTCTGCTGGAGCTGGCGCAGCGTTGCGCAGCGGCCGGACGCATTGACGACGCCCGGCTGCTGGCGCGTCGTCTGACGTCTCGCTTCGGTCCGGAACTGCTGCCGGATGGTCGGACCGTCGCCTCCGTTGCCGAAACGATCGCGCCGACCGCTGCGGCGGAACCTCCCCGACCGGGTGAGAAGCCGGCGGCGCTGAAGGTCGAGCAGGGCATGGTGGAATTCTCGACGCCGGAGCAGGAAATTCCGACCGACAGTGCGTGGCCGTCTCTGCAGTCGCTGGACCTGGTGATCCAGACCGGGGAACGACGGCTGGTCGTCTCCGAGCGTCAGACCGGCCGTCGGCTGTGGCTCGCGCCGCTGCGCAGCGGCCCGCACGAGCAGGGCGACGGCTATATCACGACAGCGTACTGCGGCAGCACGTTGTATCTGGTCCATCAGGGAATCCTGCATGCCATTGCGCCGCTGGAACAGCGAGTCCTCTGGACTCAACCGGTCTCCCCCGAACAGGCGGATGCCGGGCATTGGCGGACGGCGGAACGGGAACCGCTGTCGCCGCTGGTTCGGGCCGAGGAGCTGCGGGGATATGGCTCCCCCGTGCTGGGACGCGGCCTGCGATCGGGATCGCTGGCCGCCGTGACCGCGCACTATGTCGCCGTTGCCAGCCGACGGACGTTGCGGGTTCTGAGCCCGGAGACCGGCGAGGAACTCTGGCAGTACCACGGTCTGTCTCCCGAAGATGTCGTCCTGCCGCTCGCAAGTCGCCTGGTCGTCATGGACCTGGATGGCGGGATCAACGCCGTCCTGCGCGCCTGCGACGGCCGGCCGCTCGACTGGGACGACGTGACCGACGATCTCGCGGAGCGGGCCATTGCCGTTCAGGGAGACGCGGTGCTCGTGTCGAGCTCCCGCCAGAAACCCGGCCTGTTCTCGTTTCTGACCAGCACCACGACGACTCTGCAACTGCGCGATGCCATCACCGGAGCAGATCGCTGGTCCTGCAAGTTCGATGGGCCGGGGCTGTTGGGCCTGCTGTCTCCCGACGAAGCGGTCTTTGCGCAGTCCAGCGGCAAACTGCAGCTCGTCGATGTGGCGACGGGGGCGATGCGGACCTTTGAAGCAGGCGTGAAGTTCTCGCTGATGGAAGCCTCCGAAGTCCACGCTCTCGCGGACGGAGAACGACTCTATCTGCTGATCAACAGCGGCGACGGCCGGCGGTTCGATCACTATTCCGAAAGCGTCCCTTCCGTCGAAATGCACGGCGTCGTCGTCTGCTGGGACCGCGCCTCCGGCAAACTCCTCTGGAAACGCGACGTCAAGAAGCAGCACCTGGTGGTCGAGCACTTCCGCTCCTCGCCAGTCCTGATGTTCGTCGCCAGAAGCTGGGTGACGAAAGAGAATCTGAATTACACGCTGCTCAATCTGCTGGCGGTCGATAAAGCCACCGGCGACATCGTGCATCAGTCCAGCCTGCCGACCATGTTCAATGGCTTCCATTCCATGAAGGTTCTGCCACAAGGCCGGTCCGTCGAATTGCGGTCTTACAACTATCGCATCCGCCTGGTTCCCGATGCCGGCGCTGATGCTGACGCCGCAGCCGTCCAGGCAGTCGCCGCACCTCCCCAACCCTGA
- a CDS encoding sulfurtransferase, translating to MPADPLPILNIAAYKFAPLTSLAELRTELRELAKANRLRGTILLSPEGINLFVAGERPGIEALLERVRQIPGLAELPVKESLSREQPFNRMLVKIKAEIIAFGMPGIEPGRYTSRRLPPRALKRWLDEGRPVTLLDTRNEFEVDAGTFEGALALPLDDFRHFPQAVLGLPAELKQQPVVTFCTGGIRCEKAAPYLEQAGFADVYQLDGGILKYFEECGGAHYRGDCFVFDRRVSVTPDLSEGDLEQCFACQAILTPEDQASSAYVEGISCPHCYRPDAEAQAALLAGRQGALRAATSPLPGSVPYENVRPLSVPLRLDGTELLDFLDAMRTHLSRADWERACAEGRLVCRGDVVRPGRILRAGERLLHKLPAALEPEVSADIVILYEDDALVVVHKPAPLPMHPCGRFHRNSLSWLLDQVFAPIHLRPAHRLDADTSGVVVFSKTREVARRVQPQFETGEVGKTYLARVHGRPAQSEFECHAPLSATPGPGGVRLPDDCGSAAITRFRAIREFDDNTTLLEVTPLTGRTNQIRAHLWQLGLPIVGDPIYLRDGQVGASQTLSVGDPPLCLHAAAIEFVHPLTRLRVGYEAKRPSWAEQV from the coding sequence ATGCCCGCCGACCCGCTCCCGATCCTCAACATCGCCGCCTACAAGTTCGCTCCGCTGACCAGCCTGGCGGAGCTGCGGACTGAGCTGCGCGAGCTGGCCAAAGCGAACCGGCTGCGTGGGACGATTCTGCTCAGTCCGGAAGGGATCAATCTGTTCGTGGCCGGGGAGCGTCCGGGTATCGAAGCGTTGCTGGAACGGGTCCGGCAGATTCCGGGGCTGGCGGAGCTGCCGGTCAAGGAGAGCCTCAGTCGCGAGCAGCCGTTCAACCGGATGCTGGTGAAGATCAAGGCGGAGATCATTGCGTTCGGAATGCCGGGGATCGAGCCGGGGCGATATACGTCGCGCCGACTGCCGCCGCGCGCGCTGAAGCGGTGGCTGGACGAAGGGCGGCCGGTCACGCTGCTTGATACGCGAAACGAGTTCGAGGTCGACGCGGGGACGTTCGAGGGAGCGCTGGCGCTGCCGCTGGACGACTTCCGGCACTTCCCGCAGGCGGTGCTGGGGCTGCCGGCGGAGTTGAAACAGCAGCCGGTCGTCACCTTCTGCACGGGGGGCATCCGCTGTGAAAAGGCGGCGCCGTACCTGGAGCAGGCGGGCTTTGCGGATGTCTACCAGCTCGACGGCGGTATTCTGAAATATTTCGAAGAGTGCGGCGGAGCGCATTACCGGGGAGACTGCTTCGTCTTCGACCGGCGGGTCTCCGTGACGCCGGATCTGTCGGAAGGGGATCTCGAACAGTGCTTCGCCTGCCAGGCGATTCTGACGCCCGAGGATCAGGCGTCGTCCGCGTACGTCGAGGGGATCTCGTGTCCGCACTGCTATCGGCCAGACGCCGAGGCGCAGGCGGCGCTGCTCGCGGGGCGGCAGGGAGCCCTTCGGGCGGCAACTTCGCCCCTGCCTGGCAGCGTGCCGTATGAGAACGTGCGGCCGCTGAGCGTGCCGCTGCGGCTGGACGGGACCGAGCTGCTCGACTTCCTCGACGCAATGCGGACGCATCTGTCGCGTGCGGACTGGGAGCGGGCGTGTGCGGAGGGCCGACTGGTCTGCCGGGGTGACGTTGTGCGGCCCGGACGGATCCTGCGAGCGGGGGAACGGCTGCTGCACAAGCTGCCGGCGGCACTCGAACCGGAGGTCTCGGCGGACATTGTGATCCTGTACGAGGACGACGCGCTGGTCGTCGTGCACAAGCCGGCTCCGCTGCCGATGCATCCCTGCGGGCGGTTTCATCGGAATTCGCTGTCGTGGCTGCTCGACCAGGTCTTTGCACCGATCCATTTGCGGCCGGCCCATCGCCTGGACGCGGACACTTCGGGCGTGGTGGTTTTCAGCAAGACGCGCGAAGTCGCCCGGCGGGTGCAGCCGCAGTTCGAGACGGGCGAGGTCGGCAAGACGTATCTGGCCCGAGTGCATGGACGGCCGGCACAATCGGAGTTCGAGTGCCATGCGCCGCTGAGCGCGACTCCGGGTCCGGGGGGCGTGCGGTTGCCGGACGACTGCGGCTCGGCGGCCATTACGCGGTTTCGGGCGATTCGCGAGTTCGACGACAACACGACGCTGCTGGAAGTCACGCCGCTGACCGGGCGGACGAACCAGATCCGTGCGCACCTGTGGCAGCTCGGATTGCCAATCGTGGGAGACCCGATTTATCTGCGGGACGGGCAGGTTGGCGCTTCGCAGACGTTGTCGGTCGGCGATCCGCCGTTGTGTCTGCATGCCGCGGCGATTGAGTTTGTGCATCCGCTGACGAGGCTTCGCGTGGGGTATGAGGCGAAGCGGCCCAGTTGGGCGGAACAGGTCTGA
- a CDS encoding VIT1/CCC1 transporter family protein, which produces MVRSHLERHNTERIGWLRASVLGANDGLVSTASLIVGVAAASSPTSEILVAGVAGLMAGAMSMAAGEYVSVSSQSDTERADLDRERQELTDNVEFERNELAAIYVGRGLDQSLAIQVADQLMAHDALGAHARDELGISELTTARPVQAAFASAGSFTLGAILPLLSVLVTPRSAVIPVVVTTSIVLLAVLGALGAHAGGASVVKAAVRVTFWGALAMAVTAGVGALFGAVV; this is translated from the coding sequence GTGGTCAGATCGCATCTGGAACGACACAACACCGAACGGATCGGCTGGCTGCGGGCCTCCGTTCTCGGAGCCAACGACGGCCTCGTTTCAACCGCCAGCCTGATCGTCGGCGTAGCCGCTGCAAGTTCTCCGACAAGCGAAATCCTCGTCGCCGGCGTGGCCGGGTTGATGGCCGGCGCCATGTCGATGGCCGCCGGCGAATACGTCTCCGTCAGCTCTCAGTCCGATACCGAACGGGCCGACCTCGACCGCGAGCGCCAGGAACTGACCGACAACGTCGAATTCGAACGGAACGAACTGGCGGCGATCTACGTCGGTCGAGGGCTGGATCAGTCCCTGGCGATTCAAGTCGCCGACCAGCTCATGGCGCACGACGCCCTCGGTGCGCACGCGCGCGACGAACTCGGCATTTCGGAACTGACGACAGCCCGTCCGGTCCAGGCGGCTTTCGCCTCGGCGGGATCGTTCACGCTCGGTGCGATTCTCCCGCTGCTGAGCGTGCTGGTCACCCCCCGATCGGCCGTCATTCCGGTCGTCGTGACGACGTCGATCGTACTTCTCGCAGTCTTGGGCGCACTCGGCGCTCACGCCGGCGGCGCTTCGGTGGTGAAAGCCGCCGTGCGAGTCACATTCTGGGGCGCCCTGGCAATGGCCGTCACCGCCGGCGTCGGAGCCCTGTTCGGGGCTGTGGTGTAG
- a CDS encoding OsmC family protein → MNADELRALQAPLKERYRENPETALITFHAVGRLSDGVRCQLNTPHGTVTSGLHPAAGGDGRDLCSGDMLLEALVGCAGVTLLAVATAMGVTLRDATIRAEADADFRGTLAVNRDVPVGVQRLRLSYELDTDATPEQISKLLQLTERYCVVYQTLINPPQIEVSHRVVT, encoded by the coding sequence ATGAACGCCGACGAGCTCCGCGCCCTGCAGGCGCCCCTGAAGGAGCGGTACCGGGAAAATCCCGAGACCGCTCTGATCACCTTCCATGCCGTGGGCCGGCTGAGCGACGGCGTGCGCTGCCAGCTCAATACGCCGCATGGCACAGTCACCTCCGGCCTGCACCCTGCGGCCGGGGGCGACGGCCGCGACCTCTGCTCGGGCGATATGCTCCTGGAGGCCCTCGTCGGCTGCGCCGGGGTGACCCTCCTCGCCGTCGCAACCGCGATGGGAGTCACCCTGCGCGACGCGACCATCCGGGCGGAGGCCGACGCCGACTTCCGCGGCACGCTCGCGGTCAATCGCGATGTGCCCGTCGGCGTCCAGCGCCTCCGGCTCAGCTACGAACTCGACACCGACGCCACTCCCGAACAGATTTCCAAGCTGCTGCAGCTCACGGAACGCTACTGCGTCGTCTACCAGACGTTGATCAACCCTCCGCAGATCGAAGTCTCGCACCGCGTCGTCACGTGA